The bacterium genome window below encodes:
- a CDS encoding zf-HC2 domain-containing protein has translation MPCRKRKKELSFYLDGEIGRRESRKIEQHLSVCPGCSRRLKILERDREYLRNLFESIEAPGLPPEFEKDFYQRLIPKGKEVNN, from the coding sequence CCTTGCAGGAAGAGAAAAAAAGAACTTTCATTCTATCTGGATGGAGAGATTGGCAGAAGGGAATCGAGGAAGATTGAACAGCACCTCTCTGTCTGTCCCGGTTGTTCCAGAAGGCTGAAAATTCTGGAGAGGGACAGGGAATACCTGCGGAATCTTTTTGAATCGATCGAGGCGCCTGGCCTGCCCCCGGAATTTGAGAAGGATTTTTACCAACGATTAATTCCAAAAGGGAAGGAGGTGAATAATTAG